A genomic window from Aurantimicrobium photophilum includes:
- the pdxS gene encoding pyridoxal 5'-phosphate synthase lyase subunit PdxS — protein MTEKNNAPLTGSNRVKRGLAEQLKGGVIMDVVNAEQARIAEDAGAIAVMALERVPADIRAQGGVARMSDPDLIEGIQAAVKIPVMAKARIGHFVEAQVLAELNVDFIDESEVLSPADYVNHIDKWAFDVPFVCGATNLGEALRRINEGASMIRSKGEAGTGDVSEATKHIRKINSELRWLSSMSKDELYVAAKELQAPYDLVVEVAAAGKLPVPMFTAGGVATPADAAMMLQLGADGVFVGSGIFKSGDPAARAKAIVKAAAFFDDPKVIVETSRGLGEAMVGINVADIPAPHRLADRGW, from the coding sequence ATGACTGAAAAGAACAACGCCCCTCTCACTGGTAGCAACCGCGTCAAGCGTGGACTTGCAGAGCAGCTCAAGGGCGGTGTCATCATGGACGTCGTCAACGCAGAGCAGGCTCGCATTGCTGAAGACGCTGGTGCAATTGCAGTAATGGCTCTGGAGCGTGTCCCCGCAGACATTCGTGCGCAGGGTGGCGTAGCTCGCATGAGCGACCCCGACCTCATTGAGGGCATTCAAGCTGCTGTGAAAATTCCCGTCATGGCTAAGGCCCGTATCGGTCACTTCGTTGAGGCACAGGTTCTTGCCGAGCTCAACGTTGACTTCATTGACGAGTCCGAAGTTCTCAGCCCAGCTGACTACGTCAACCACATCGACAAGTGGGCATTCGATGTTCCTTTCGTCTGTGGTGCAACAAACCTGGGTGAAGCTCTTCGTCGTATCAACGAAGGTGCTTCCATGATTCGCTCCAAGGGTGAAGCTGGTACCGGTGACGTTTCTGAAGCAACTAAGCACATCCGTAAGATCAACTCAGAACTGCGTTGGTTGTCCTCCATGTCGAAGGACGAGCTTTACGTTGCTGCTAAGGAACTTCAGGCTCCCTACGACCTCGTTGTAGAGGTTGCAGCTGCTGGAAAGCTTCCTGTTCCTATGTTCACCGCTGGTGGTGTTGCCACTCCTGCAGATGCAGCCATGATGCTTCAGCTCGGTGCTGATGGTGTCTTCGTCGGCTCAGGTATCTTCAAGTCGGGTGACCCTGCTGCTCGCGCAAAGGCGATCGTCAAGGCAGCAGCATTCTTCGATGACCCCAAGGTCATCGTGGAAACCTCTCGCGGACTCGGTGAAGCAATGGTCGGCATCAACGTCGCTGACATTCCTGCACCACACCGCCTCGCTGATCGTGGCTGGTAA
- the pdxT gene encoding pyridoxal 5'-phosphate synthase glutaminase subunit PdxT has product MAGNFQHLRIGVLAFQGDVREHIQVLEELGAQVSKVRRPDELAAVDALVIPGGESSVMDKLVRLFGMQQPLRDAIASGLPVFGTCAGLIMMADHIVDAIAEQESLGGLHVDVRRNAFGTQIDSFEVDLEMPGVTAEPVPATFIRAPIVERVGEGVRVISQLADGRIVAVEQGYLLGISFHPEVNGDTRVHEYFLGRVAQSVVEKKASI; this is encoded by the coding sequence GTGGCTGGTAACTTCCAGCACCTCAGAATTGGCGTCCTCGCCTTTCAAGGTGATGTTCGTGAGCACATCCAGGTTCTCGAAGAACTTGGTGCGCAGGTCAGTAAAGTTCGTCGTCCCGATGAACTAGCCGCTGTGGACGCATTGGTGATCCCTGGTGGGGAATCCAGTGTGATGGACAAGCTAGTTCGCTTGTTTGGCATGCAACAACCTCTTCGTGACGCCATCGCTAGTGGGCTTCCTGTTTTTGGTACCTGTGCGGGACTCATCATGATGGCTGACCACATCGTGGACGCTATTGCCGAACAAGAGTCGCTCGGTGGACTTCATGTCGATGTTCGTCGAAATGCTTTTGGCACCCAGATTGATTCTTTTGAGGTTGACCTCGAAATGCCAGGTGTCACAGCTGAACCTGTTCCTGCAACGTTTATCCGTGCTCCGATTGTGGAACGCGTTGGTGAGGGTGTCCGCGTGATTTCCCAACTTGCCGATGGTCGCATCGTTGCTGTTGAGCAGGGATATCTCCTTGGTATTTCTTTCCACCCTGAAGTCAACGGTGATACCCGAGTTCATGAATACTTCCTTGGGCGCGTAGCCCAATCTGTTGTTGAGAAGAAAGCTAGTATCTAA
- a CDS encoding YebC/PmpR family DNA-binding transcriptional regulator: MSGHSKWATTKHKKAIIDSRRAKSFAKLIKNIEVAAKLGGADLSGNPTLVDAVQKAKKTSVPNDNIDRAIKRGAGLTGDSVEYTTIMYEGYGPNGVALLIECLTDNKNRAAAEVRTAMSRNGGNMADPGSVAYNFSRKGVIRVSAQTGIDEDSILAAVLDAGAEDVETHNGSFEIISEPQDLVKVREALQAAGIDYDSADAEFVPNLEVEVDADTARKVFKLIDALEDSDDVQNVFSNFDLSESVLAELEQD; this comes from the coding sequence ATGTCTGGACATTCCAAATGGGCAACCACCAAGCACAAGAAGGCGATTATTGACTCTCGCCGTGCGAAGTCATTTGCCAAGCTGATTAAGAACATTGAAGTAGCAGCCAAGCTTGGCGGTGCTGACCTTTCTGGAAACCCCACCTTGGTGGATGCGGTTCAGAAAGCAAAGAAGACAAGTGTTCCCAACGACAACATTGATCGCGCCATCAAGCGTGGTGCTGGACTTACTGGTGACTCGGTTGAATACACCACCATCATGTACGAAGGTTACGGACCTAACGGTGTTGCACTTCTCATCGAATGTTTGACCGATAACAAGAACCGTGCCGCCGCTGAAGTGCGGACTGCGATGAGCCGTAATGGCGGAAACATGGCAGATCCTGGTTCTGTTGCCTATAACTTCAGCCGCAAGGGTGTTATTCGCGTTTCTGCTCAGACCGGTATCGATGAAGATTCCATCCTGGCTGCTGTTCTTGACGCGGGTGCTGAAGACGTTGAAACACACAACGGTTCGTTCGAAATCATTTCTGAACCTCAAGACCTGGTCAAGGTGCGCGAAGCTCTTCAGGCTGCCGGCATTGACTATGACTCTGCTGATGCAGAGTTCGTGCCTAACCTCGAGGTTGAAGTTGATGCGGACACTGCACGCAAGGTGTTCAAGCTCATTGATGCACTCGAAGATTCCGACGATGTTCAAAACGTCTTCAGTAACTTCGACTTGAGTGAATCAGTTCTCGCTGAGCTCGAGCAGGACTAA